Genomic DNA from Anabrus simplex isolate iqAnaSimp1 chromosome 9, ASM4041472v1, whole genome shotgun sequence:
aaattagaaggaattttagcagaagcgattggggtaaattttcattcattgggaagggtgtgaaggagtggaacagtttaccaggggtagtgtttgatccttttccaaaatctgtacagatattcaagaagagaataaacagcaacagagaaaataaatgaaatgttagagggcattcgaccagtgcaggttattgtatataaaaaaaatgtgtgtgaataaattaattccatcccctggtctaaggagtttggacagccaaagtaggggactgcctgtaggggtgaagtacagtggggacttcgagggccctgggaccgctacggtagctgtgaaggcccttcaggaactctgaaaagtggtggcaaaaggggctctggttaagacgcagcaggtcgttatgctacttaggatccagaacgggtaaaaaaaaaaaaaaagtaaataaataaatgcaatgtaaatattaatgttataccagttgtatagtagcatttgaagtaattccacatactgtatatcagttgactatatttgtaagtaggacaggatataatataagtagaattttgtaaacaatataaatttattaaggatgagctgtgtgtttaatagaaaacattgttagcgtaaattgtataatattgtattataggaaaaattttcttctcttgttaatttaatatttagtgcttgacaataatgtattttagtgtaccatttgccacagaggtagacacctcatttgcaaataaagagattttgatttttgattttgaatgtattccactgaacaggaagggcttactagaaaacattgaaaagacagaaaggaagatcttgaggaagatactagggcccaggaaagtgggtcaagaatttagactgcgaccaaatgagcaACTATACAAAAgaaccgaaaaaatcacaacatccttcaagaagagaagactctgcttctacggacacattaaaagaatgccaccagagagaacagccaagcgaattctggaatacatggagaacaggaagacacaaattaGCTGgtttaaaggggtcaaggaggatatggaggaaaataatatatcacagcaggtagtatacaacagacaggaatacagaaaaatcatcaacaaaattaagggattccaagatcaaagtagcaaaaaacggaccggcaacaactggtcacgagaatgtaaagaagcccactccgaaaggatgaagaagtactgggccgatcgaaagaggaagaaccgtaaatgaataaTGCTTAAcatggtccatagtagacccattcgaaaacaagaaaaagaataataatatggcCCCAGCTATCATATGCAAGAATTTTAATTAGACACCATCTGGCTGCTtacttgtcaattttgacgttccattttactctaggtctactaggtGGCAGAGTATACagaatctctcttggacgtctatggttaagtttttaatgaatttttgaggtaaacactaaatgtgttaccagagatattttacatgccaacatcgtatggcaaggagtgtcgaatggactttattcccttaaaaaatccgactacctctgccgggtttgaacttgctatcttaggatccggaggccaacactatCAATgattagagccctgcatggatgcagatatccgcgaagttagtgtcttggcagatacaaactgtatggcaccTGCTGAAAATTTTTAAAtgatgacgtttattgattttcactcaggtatactcttatttttgcttgtgattaggcgacccttgacagtggtatgggagaatagtgatatataaagtgATATATATATCcgtcagtttcaataccttgggtgtaatatagatagataaagcctttattttctgtggcgaagttagggctcttggccctttcttacacttaaccacacacatattgttattattccatacaatgacattgattaacttaaaataccaagaactacaaataacactaatttttaagacaaaaatatgaatatatacacacaaagaagaaagaaaaagtaactgcctacataatacaggtttgaaaaaaaattcaatacacaacgaaagaaatacgaatgtaaaaacACTAGTAAGCTTagtaaaaatattaaatgcaatttaactaattgtatccttgcaagactagatctaagttaaatactgtacttattactagctatttttaggctaCTTTTACtttgtaaatacaatatggatgtttttaatttaatttaaattatcatattaagccaatatttaatttattgtgcaataatctcatatcattttcacacacaatcactcgttccactcatacaggtactgtaccttgctggaagcacttaacgaggaactgctggtaggaagtttttaatatactttttgatgcagcatccttgatgtcttcgggaagagcattccaccatcccgaagcggtgatagtaaatgatcgatggtatgtggttgttcggtagacaggtatttctaggagggacactgagcgagtattatggagatgtaaagaaccaaggtgacgaaaattgctggagagataagcagggatgtcttccgaaagtacctggtacacaagagtatttgcatgtagtttacgcctgtcgtctagtcgtaacaaagataattgtttatagggagaaactcgagcgtcataccgtaaatccatagcatatctaagacaagcattttgagtgcgttgcagtttcaagcttaattcatttgtaatatctgtaagaattacatcacagtagtcaaaaatgggaaataataatgaccgaacaagttgaatttttagtgatcgagggaatacatttctgaaccgttttaagggatgcaagccacaataaacctttttgcagatattcttaacttgcgctgaccagtttagagttttcgttataataacaccaaggttagaaactgattcacaataaggtataacagtattatttaaagttatgggaggaatgcaattttgttttaaaatatgaagattctttgatgtaccgatgataatgacttgcgttttatgggggtttattttaaggttgtttttaattgcatagctattaatttgctcaaggtcagcgtttacattatataatgcttgttgtatattattagttctagtgtggtaataaatttgcagatcatcagcataaagatggtacttgcagtgcttaattgatctggtgacatcatttatatataaagtgaataggagagggcctaggactgacccttgtgggatACCAATATTTTTTCTTCCCGGATGCGGATGaaagaagtgcggatgcggatattattttgtgtatccacgcagggctctaccattaatccacagagggagctatttcAGGCTGCTTTAAGCCTAGAGAAGAGGAAGTACTTCACTTCTGAGGGCTGAGAAGCATTTACATACAGCACAtaacactacaaactaccacagaaacacaaaaaTAGGGAATACATCCGTACGTATGGGGctaacatcaggaagggcatttggccataAAACTGGTCTTAATCCAAATTAGTAAACCCGGATAATTGCAATAAAGGCCAGAAAAAAAAGAAATCAGAGAAATGTGTCAAATGACCAAATGATTGTATTATCAAGATAGTCATTATCATTCTTCTAACCTTCTAACGTAACTTTAAGATACTCCTTGAAATATCACTTGTAAAAAGCTTATAAACGACTTGTATTTCTTAGTAAGAACTTGGTAACATACGTAACAACTCGCTCAGGATGATTTAAATGGACATCGTGATTACCTTCTACAAAAACAATTCTAAAATTTGCTCGTCTTTGAAACATTGCAAGAATGTTCTTATACAAGGTCATTTCAAAATGGGGCCTGGAATCTTTAGCTGCAATAATAAGATGTGGGCATGTAATTTCTCTCAAGACACTCATATGCTGTTTTACATCCAAGAAAGGCCAAACTCCCGACTTTAGTCTTTGGTCTGTTGAAAATCCAAAACCATTCCCACGACTAACTAATGAACGCTTCACTAAGGTGTTAGCACTTTCCACTGTCAGTTCACTAAATCTGCTACTCCGCAGCCTGTTCACAGCCTCCTCGTAGGAGTAACTTGGAGGATTATTTTGGGACATTTGTCTCTCTCTAGTCAAAAGTTTATCGGTGAGGTACGAAAATCGTTTAATATATTCTTCCGTAGGTACACAATATGCAGCAATAGTGTCTAACATGATTAACTTAGACACACTATGTGGGAAGAGAGCAGCATAATAAGATCCCAGTTGAGCACCAAAACTGTGTGCCAATATATTAGCTTTTCTCCAGTGGAAGTAGTCCATAACTCTCTTTATTGACATCACATAATCTAGAAAGTCCAATATGATACCTGGAGGGAAATGAGAAGACTGTCCATGGCCAGGAAAGTCGATGCACAAGTAAAAGAAACTGGATGGCAGAAGAGGAACAAGATGATCAAATGTGTTTGAATTGTCTTGTAGACCATGTAAACACAATACTGGACTGCTCTGATGGTCTCCCCAAGCCTTGGCTGAAAACAAATGTATCATtagaatgattattattaattcagTTAGAGCAACTTTCATATAGAATTCTGACAACAGGGTTCTTTGTTCTAAATCTCACCAAGTTGTTTCAAATAGCTAAGAATGATATAGTTCAGTTTATTAATAAACTACAAATGaataaacaattttgaaaaacatcATGGTTCCATCAATTAAAGGTAATGATCTATGCTGAGAATTTAGAACCAATATTTACAGAGATCAAATCTAACTAACACCTCCTCTATACTGTACAAATGTTATAAGATAAAGTTTGTGAATTTGTTTGTATATGGAGGGTATTGTGAATTAGTTTGTACACAAAACATTCACTAATAAAAAGCTTATTTCTTCCAGAATATCACAGGCTATATATAATTAAGCTAGATTATCAGAAGAGCAGATAGTTCTTTTTTAAGCAGAGCAATTCAGAAAAATAGTTCATCTGGAAACCTTATAATTGATTACGCTGCCTGAACAATTAGTTCTCGGGAGCCCAACAAGTGTATTTTGAATTGATTTTTCTACAAAAAAAAAGTTCTAGACATTTTCTAGAAAAATCTGCTTTACTGTGTTTTGGTGCATGGTGTATGTGAAAATAACCAAAATAATAACTGTTGGTCTTATAAACAATAGGAGGAAACGTACATGAGTAATTCATTTTCCTACAAAAAGTTTATATTCATTTACTTCATAACTCTAATGGTTTTTCAGAAAATTACACTTCTATCTGCTGAAGGAGCATTTTGAGCTTCAGTTGAGGTGCTCGCATGCCTAGCATGGAGTCTGGTTAGGTATAACACATGGGAGTGgacatttcggacatattctgagtcaaggccttccttgtgctcaggcggctagggctatacaatccaccggtggtcgctaacccgttagaggagagatcctcacttggactatgtgtaagtagggtagcatcctgcttcatgaatttactgagctcagacctatggaagttacagagggacaagtgagggactccttggaaacaacttggtgaacgaaatggaattcgatggggagctatcaatattaatggggcttatggaagaaagaaagtagaactggctgagtcagcaaagaggatgcatctggatgtgctaggagtaagtgatattcgggtaaggggagataacggggaagaaataagagattataaagtgtacttgacaggtgttaaaaaaggaagggcagagtctggggtagagctattcatcaggaatactattacacgtaacatagtttctgttaggcacgtaatggagcgaatgatgtgggtagatttggcaattggaggaattaggacgagaattgtctcagtgtattcaccatgtgagggagcatATGAGGAttaaattgacaagttttatgaagcattgagtgacatcatagtcagggtcaaaaCCAAGAATAGGgtagtgccaatgggcgatttcaatgcgagagttggaaatagaactgaaggatacgaaagagtgattggtaaatgtggggatgatatggaagctaatgggaattggaagcgtttactggacttctgtgctggtataggtttagcagttacgaatacgttcttcaagcataaggctattcaccactacaaatGGAAGGCCaggggtaccacatccataatagactatatcttaaccgactttgaattcaggaaatctgttaggaatgtacaggttttttggggatttttcgatgaaacagaccattatctgatctgcagtgaactaagtatctctaggcctaggatagagaaaataaaatctatctgcaaacgaataagggtagaaaatctccaggacgaggaaattagacagaagtatatggatgtaattagtgagaagttctgaacagttgaacagtaaacaggttcagtatatagaaagagaatgggtggcatacagggatgctgtagtagcaacagcaagggaatgtctagaaacaactgtgtgtaaagatgggaaaaagtgaacatcttggtggaatgatgaagtgagagcaggttgtaaacgtaaaaagaaggcttatcagaaatggctccaaacaagggccgacgcagacagggaattgtacatagatgaaaggaacagaggaaaacaaatagttgctgaatccaaaaagaagtcgtacgaagattttggtaataatctggaaaggctagatcaagcagcagggaaacctttctggacagtaataaagaattttaggaagggagggaaaaaggaaatgaacagtgttttgggtaactcaggtgaactcataatagatcatagggaatcactggagagatggagggaatattttgaacatcatctgaacataaaaggaaatctttctggtggtgttgcgaatagccaaactcagggggaggaggaaaatgattttggtgaaattaagcttgaagaagtggaaaggatggtaaagaaactccattgtcataaagcagtaggaatagattaaATCAGACcagaaatggttaagtatagtgggaaggcaggaataaaatggcttcatagaataataagattagcatggagtgttggtaaggtaccctcagattggacaaaagcagtaattgcacctatctgtaagcaagggaacaggaaggattgcaacaacaatcgaggtatctcattgattagtataccaggcaaattattcactggcatcttggaagggagggtgcgatcagtggctgagaggaagttggatgaaaaccagtgtggttttggatcacagaggggctatcaggaccagattttcagtatgcaccagataattgaaaaatgttttgtagatctagagaaagcatatgacagggcaccgagggaaaagttgttcatcaaactgggggactatgggatcaagggtagattattaaaatcaatcaaaggcatttatgttgacagttgggctacagtgagaattgacggtagaatgagttcttggttcagagtactcaaaggggttagacaaggctgtaatctttcacctttgttgtccgTAGTTTacaatggatcatctgctgaaaggtataaagtggttgatgatgatgatgcgtgttatttaaaggggcctaacatctaggtcatcggccccttatggtatgaaatggaatgacaaattaaaaggacaacatcctccactgaccagaattccaaaCATGAAggcgaagaatgaacggatggatatgaatttaaaacaatcagtggatccaacccgcaatgtctcgctttcacagaaactgacatgaattaatagtattactgaccaagggactgcgtctataatataatactgaatcaatgatgcttttagataaaggggtccaaaatccaagtcatcagcccctcataatggtgcttattgctaggaaagtagaaccatggtatttgtcatggtgctgtaataatcaaaagtagcgcagactcgcggtattccacacagtatggtactactcacaggtaatgaaattcgcacttgTAATTCAGACCTACAGTGTTTTGCACATTGTGgctccatttacaggcaatgcaaacctatggtgttcatcacgtaagtgtactaaccacaggggctcttgctatcccgtggtgttcctcatatagtgggtactaatcataggcaagccagaaccatggtgttgctcatataatggtactaatcatggaactaatcacaggtactgtaaaagctggcacCGTACtcctttgctactaatcacaaacctatttggtatttaacatagtggtaccacatgcaagtaaaagcgacctatggtgttcctcgcttggtggtactaatcacaagtagtttcgtggttctaatttaatcatcccttggtcgccccttttagtcgcctgttacggcaggcaggggataccgtgggtgtattcttcatctgcatctcccacccacagggggtaggtataaagtggcagggagggactgAGTTAGGTGGAATGTAGTAAGCATTCTGCCCTATGCTGacaactttgtcttaatggcagattgtgtcgaaaggctgcagtctaatatcttgcaacctgaaaataggtgcaatgagtatggtatgaaaattagcctttcgaagactaaactgatgtcagcaggtaagttggggtcaggaggctagcgtctcaaccgtctgagccactcagccaggctaaaCTGTACTACAGAGTAAGCAATAGGATTTAATAATGATCAAATATGCTATAATATGTATTTCTGATTAGTAGTATTGTTTTAGGAAGTGTTTTAAGAAAATACTCTTGCTTTTTCTACAGCAGCTTTGCCTAGCTCACTTCCATTGGGCTAAAGAGGTAAGGAAAGATGGTAGGTGAGGGAAGCAAAGACTGGGGAAAAGTCTGATTTTCCTTGCATTTCTcagtctgtcttttttttttttttttttgctagttgctttacgtcgcaccgacacaggtaggtcttatggcgacgatgggacaggaaagggctaggagtgggaagaaagcggccgtggccttaattaaggtacagccccagcatttgcctgggaaaccacggaaaaccattttcagagctgccgatagtggggttcgaacctactatctcccgaatactggatactggccgcacttaagtgactgcagctatcgagctcggtaaagtctaTCATACATGCCAATTATGCCACACAGCCAAGCTCCATATACTGTTCGCTCAGAGTGCTGTAGCACTGTCATTATCTCACAGGAAATCAGAAACTACTGTAAAAGGAATTTCACACATTCAAAGCTGACTGTATATCCTACTCACTGGACAAATGATGAAAACTCCAAAAAAACTGGAATTCTTCTGATAAAGTTGAAACAGGTAACATAGGCACAAAATAGCCAAGATCAACctaaataaaatgaaattcaacCATATTGTTCAGGATGGGAATCTGTACACACCATCATGCAACTAAAcagtgacttagcaaatgtcatgggatagtcacctaatagcgtgtggggcctcccctggccctgcgaactgcagtgagatacCGTGGAAGTGAACCGACAAatctctggtagtcctctggacgcagctgacaccaaatcgttcgcacagcggccgccaatgctggtctgttcgtgggtgcaggatccatggcacggagcctgcgttccaggacatgcCAGATATGCtagacagggttcatatcggggctcctgggtggccatggcagttgttgtacctctgctgcatgttcctggaaccattcccgggcaacgtgggagcgatgtggcggcgcgttatcatcttgaaacaccgcagaaccgcctgggcgctggaaggccaaaaatgggtggagatggtctccgaacagctcaacataccgcgtatcattcaaagtctcttccggaACAACTAGGGGGttcattccataccaggaaaatgcaccccagatcataaaagagacaccagcgccctggaccacaccttcgaggcaggcaggatctATCACTTCATGTGGCCTGCGCCATACACTGTgcttcccatcggcatggtgcagttgaaatcgcgattcgtctgaccatatcacgttacgccattgttccagtgtccatccctggtgactggcggcaAATACGCGTCATCGTGCCTGATCgtgcacccgtgtgcggcgccggctcccgtaccccataaaacccatgttcctacggattgtccactgggagatgtgtctagcacggcctgtgttgaattgagacgtgatttgttgcacgtttgcccatctgtcactattgacaatccgtctcagatgtcgccggtcacggtcattgaaggtggctggacggccggtcgttcgtctgttgtggacggtgacactcacattcaaccattcacgatacactctggacatggttgatcgtgtgaagccaaattcccgcatcacttccgaaatcgcatttcccatcagtcgggcaccgaccaccataccccgttcgaacggtgtcagctcacaacgacgttccatgttacacctgtcacatgcacagccactgctcacaaggtctcctatacaactgctgccagcacaggaggcgtgtggtgcgcagacaacacacctgcgcatcagtgctccgctacccCATGACATAtgctcagtcagtgtatctcacttaattaaaataatattgaatTTAAACATGGCAAAGAGACTTCATGTTTAAGCAATTAAAAGAACTCTGCTCTGTATACTTCAAGATTGATGATGATCCTAATAATAAGAGGTGCAAATTCTGGATATTTTTCACCTGGAGCGTTAGCCTTAATATCATCGGTATCCAAGAGACAATGCTAAACCCTTTCAAGACTTAAGATACAGTATGAGTAAAAAATATATGAACTTTAGAAATCTTGTGGAATCCCACTTGTGTTCACTTGAATCATCCTTTGTTTGGAGTTTgatcaaagaaaaagaaaattcttaTCCATTATCCAAGCAGGTATTAGGGTATTATGCTAACTGGCCTATTAGCTGTCTCTTAGCTGGGTATCTAACAGAGCAACTTCCTCTAGGCTGGTATTGCAAGATCTGCTTTGGGATTCTTTCCTTGCCAATCTGTTGAATGGTCCTTCCAGTTATTCCAGGATCTTCCTAAATGTAACTTataagctttccagtctgtcaaacacacaagttaaatataaatattacttataacatacctgtaaaaataaacaacacactattaaccctttatagggcaatcCCTGAGGACAAAATATATGTTACTTATTTGATTAAATACCATGTCATTGGGGTCTACTGTTTAGGTTTTGACCAAAATCTGAGTCGATACATTGTTTGATTATGCGATATGgggtggtaagtatttttaccagagagcatttaggatttttttcccactgagtgtgcactggtaaatatatttaccactttgtTTACATGACTACTTTCTACTGTGTTTTGCAAATAATAGGTGCAAAATGCAGATGGAAAGCATggaacaaaatcaaatcaaatcaaatcaaaatctctttatttgcaaatgaggtgtctacctcggtggcaaatggtacactaaaatacattattgtcaagcactaaatattaaattaacaagagaagaaaattttcctataatacaatattatacaatttacgctaacaatgttttctattaaacacacagctcatccttaataaatttatattgtttacaaaattctacttataatatctcctgtactacttacaaatatagtcaactgatatacagtatgtggaattacttcaaatgatactatacaacttgtATAAgattattgcatttatttatttactattttttttttttttacccgttctggatcctaagtagcataacgacctgctgcgtgttaaccagagcccttttgccaccacttttcagagttcctgaagggccttcacagctaccgtagcggtcccagggctctcgaagtccccactgtacttcacccctacaggcagtcccctactttggctgtccaaactccttagaccaggggatggaattaatttattcacacacattttttttataccCTCTAACACTTCCtttaat
This window encodes:
- the LOC136881091 gene encoding serine hydrolase-like protein isoform X1, yielding MAELKSDVRNIVGTTTITELKIPVPWGHIAAKAWGDHQSSPVLCLHGLQDNSNTFDHLVPLLPSSFFYLCIDFPGHGQSSHFPPGIILDFLDYVMSIKRVMDYFHWRKANILAHSFGAQLGSYYAALFPHSVSKLIMLDTIAAYCVPTEEYIKRFSYLTDKLLTRERQMSQNNPPSYSYEEAVNRLRSSRFSELTVESANTLVKRSLVSRGNGFGFSTDQRLKSGVWPFLDVKQHMSVLREITCPHLIIAAKDSRPHFEMTLYKNILAMFQRRANFRIVFVEGNHDVHLNHPERVVTYVTKFLLRNTSRL